From the Equus przewalskii isolate Varuska chromosome 19, EquPr2, whole genome shotgun sequence genome, one window contains:
- the PSMB9 gene encoding proteasome subunit beta type-9 isoform X2 — MAVEFDGGVVVGSDSRVSAGEAVVNRVFDKLSPLHHRIYCALSGSAADAQAVADMAAYQLELHGMELEEPPLVLAAANVVRNITYKYREDLSAHLMVAGWDQREGGQVYGTLGGMLTRQPFAIGGSGSTYIYGYVDAAYKQGMSPEECRRFTTDAIALAMSRDGSSGGVIYLVTITAAGVDHRVILGNELPKFYDE, encoded by the exons ATGGCAGTAGAGTTTGATGGGGGCGTTGTGGTGGGTTCTGATTCCCGGGTTTCTGCAGG AGAGGCGGTGGTGAACCGAGTGTTTGACAAGCTGTCTCCCCTACACCACCGCATCTACTGTGCTCTCTCTGGTTCGGCTGCTGATGCCCAGGCTGTGGCCGACATGGCCGCCTACCAACTGGAGCTCCATGG GATGGAACTGGAAGAACCTCCTCTTGTTCTGGCTGCTGCCAATGTGGTGAGGAATATCACTTATAAATATCGGGAGGATCTGTCTGCACATCTCATGGTAGCTGGCTGGGACCAACGTGAAGGGGGCCAG GTATACGGAACCCTGGGAGGAATGTTGACCCGACAGCCCTTTGCCATTGGTGGCTCTGGCAGCACCTATATCTACGGTTATGTGGATGCAGCATATAAACAAGGCATGTCCCCTGAGGAGTGCAGGCGCTTCACCACAGATG CTATCGCTCTGGCCATGAGCCGGGATGGCTCTAGTGGGGGTGTCATCTACCTGGTCACTATTACAGCTGCTGGTGTGGACCATCGAGTAATTTTGGGCAATGAGCTGCCGAAATTCTATGatgagtga
- the PSMB9 gene encoding proteasome subunit beta type-9 isoform X1 — MLRAGAPTGDLPRAGEVHTGTTIMAVEFDGGVVVGSDSRVSAGEAVVNRVFDKLSPLHHRIYCALSGSAADAQAVADMAAYQLELHGMELEEPPLVLAAANVVRNITYKYREDLSAHLMVAGWDQREGGQVYGTLGGMLTRQPFAIGGSGSTYIYGYVDAAYKQGMSPEECRRFTTDAIALAMSRDGSSGGVIYLVTITAAGVDHRVILGNELPKFYDE; from the exons ATGCTGCGTGCAGGAGCACCAACCGGGGACTTACCCCGGGCCGGAGAAGTCCACACTGGG ACAACCATCATGGCAGTAGAGTTTGATGGGGGCGTTGTGGTGGGTTCTGATTCCCGGGTTTCTGCAGG AGAGGCGGTGGTGAACCGAGTGTTTGACAAGCTGTCTCCCCTACACCACCGCATCTACTGTGCTCTCTCTGGTTCGGCTGCTGATGCCCAGGCTGTGGCCGACATGGCCGCCTACCAACTGGAGCTCCATGG GATGGAACTGGAAGAACCTCCTCTTGTTCTGGCTGCTGCCAATGTGGTGAGGAATATCACTTATAAATATCGGGAGGATCTGTCTGCACATCTCATGGTAGCTGGCTGGGACCAACGTGAAGGGGGCCAG GTATACGGAACCCTGGGAGGAATGTTGACCCGACAGCCCTTTGCCATTGGTGGCTCTGGCAGCACCTATATCTACGGTTATGTGGATGCAGCATATAAACAAGGCATGTCCCCTGAGGAGTGCAGGCGCTTCACCACAGATG CTATCGCTCTGGCCATGAGCCGGGATGGCTCTAGTGGGGGTGTCATCTACCTGGTCACTATTACAGCTGCTGGTGTGGACCATCGAGTAATTTTGGGCAATGAGCTGCCGAAATTCTATGatgagtga
- the PSMB9 gene encoding proteasome subunit beta type-9 isoform X3 encodes MLRAGAPTGDLPRAGEVHTGTTIMAVEFDGGVVVGSDSRVSAGEAVVNRVFDKLSPLHHRIYCALSGSAADAQAVADMAAYQLELHGMELEEPPLVLAAANVVRNITYKYREDLSAHLMVAGWDQREGGQVYGTLGGMLTRQPFAIGGSGSTYIYGYVDAAYKQGMSPEECRRFTTDGEVQL; translated from the exons ATGCTGCGTGCAGGAGCACCAACCGGGGACTTACCCCGGGCCGGAGAAGTCCACACTGGG ACAACCATCATGGCAGTAGAGTTTGATGGGGGCGTTGTGGTGGGTTCTGATTCCCGGGTTTCTGCAGG AGAGGCGGTGGTGAACCGAGTGTTTGACAAGCTGTCTCCCCTACACCACCGCATCTACTGTGCTCTCTCTGGTTCGGCTGCTGATGCCCAGGCTGTGGCCGACATGGCCGCCTACCAACTGGAGCTCCATGG GATGGAACTGGAAGAACCTCCTCTTGTTCTGGCTGCTGCCAATGTGGTGAGGAATATCACTTATAAATATCGGGAGGATCTGTCTGCACATCTCATGGTAGCTGGCTGGGACCAACGTGAAGGGGGCCAG GTATACGGAACCCTGGGAGGAATGTTGACCCGACAGCCCTTTGCCATTGGTGGCTCTGGCAGCACCTATATCTACGGTTATGTGGATGCAGCATATAAACAAGGCATGTCCCCTGAGGAGTGCAGGCGCTTCACCACAGATG